In Sphingobacteriaceae bacterium, the following proteins share a genomic window:
- a CDS encoding gliding motility protein GldL: MSRLPKVKGGKKIMHIASCFGAAIVILGALFKIMHYPGASIMLPVGLIVETGLFIAFGLDIPHEEVDWTLAYPELAGMGHEEKIHEEEEENLPITQQLDNLLADAKIGPELIESLGTGIRALTDTTGKISDISNATIATNEYVDSVKNASKNVTQLSDTYSRAADAMANLADSNDAGSSIGDSLTKVSKNLSALNATYELQLQGSQSHLEATTKFYDGLADLMKNLHDSVDDTKKYRQEMATLSTNLTALNTVYGNMLSAMNVRPS; this comes from the coding sequence ATGAGTAGATTACCTAAAGTAAAAGGCGGAAAAAAAATAATGCACATTGCCTCCTGTTTCGGTGCGGCTATTGTTATTCTAGGAGCCCTATTTAAAATTATGCACTATCCAGGGGCCTCAATCATGTTACCTGTAGGTCTGATAGTTGAAACCGGTTTATTTATCGCTTTCGGTCTTGATATTCCGCACGAAGAGGTTGACTGGACACTTGCTTATCCTGAATTGGCAGGTATGGGACATGAAGAAAAAATACACGAAGAAGAAGAAGAAAATTTACCTATAACTCAACAATTAGATAATTTATTGGCAGATGCTAAGATCGGACCTGAATTAATCGAAAGTTTAGGAACAGGAATCAGAGCTTTAACAGACACAACTGGTAAAATTTCTGATATTAGCAATGCGACTATCGCTACAAACGAATACGTTGACAGTGTGAAAAACGCTTCTAAAAACGTAACACAATTATCTGATACTTATAGCAGAGCTGCAGATGCCATGGCAAACCTTGCAGATTCTAATGACGCTGGTTCTTCTATTGGTGATTCTTTAACTAAGGTTTCTAAAAATTTATCAGCTTTAAATGCTACTTACGAATTGCAATTGCAAGGAAGTCAATCGCATTTGGAAGCTACAACTAAATTCTATGATGGTTTAGCTGATCTGATGAAAAACCTTCACGATTCTGTTGACGATACTAAAAAATACCGTCAGGAAATGGCAACCTTATCTACTAACTTAACGGCCCTAAACACAGTTTATGGTAACATGTTAAGCGCAATGAACGTTAGACCATCTTAA
- a CDS encoding gliding motility-associated lipoprotein: protein MVSVQAFYIDDSEISNNEYRQFVYWVRDSIARRLLIAGGQEEAFGITQEDFLQTWPVYTGDNNLQEPYVNWENEIDWASGDEEIRGILQPMYLPEGERFYNRKEIDTRKLNYEYYRVDIRLAASKSNRFIPNKSPDVQDAAHEYKKADYINGVTLNDGQNGAAGTPATGVTDPSKDTKTLGTYNVKDQVSVGQGNYVPRERKGVDRSAFIIKDIINVYPDTLAWIHDFTYSFNEPLTNMYFWHPSYDDYPVVGVTWKQARAFSVWRSNLLNNFLIGTGQSIINDFRLPTESEWEYAARGGLEKSPYPWGGPYIRNSKGCFLGNFKPLRGSYIDDGGFHTLYIYQYNPNDYGLYCMAGNASEWTSNAFDESAYDFQHDLNPDYVYEAQEKDANVLKRKVIRGGSWKDVGYYLQTSARTYEYQDTAKCYLGFRNVMTFLGRSKYDNF from the coding sequence ATGGTTTCGGTACAGGCGTTTTATATTGACGATTCTGAGATCTCTAATAATGAATACCGCCAGTTTGTATATTGGGTGCGTGACTCTATAGCACGCCGCTTATTAATTGCAGGTGGTCAAGAGGAGGCTTTTGGTATAACTCAGGAAGACTTCTTGCAAACATGGCCTGTTTATACAGGTGACAATAATCTACAGGAGCCTTACGTAAATTGGGAGAATGAAATTGACTGGGCGTCGGGCGACGAGGAGATCCGTGGTATTTTACAACCTATGTACTTACCTGAGGGAGAGCGTTTCTATAACAGAAAAGAAATTGATACCCGTAAGTTGAATTATGAATATTACAGAGTAGACATACGTCTGGCTGCCTCTAAATCAAACAGATTTATTCCAAATAAATCTCCAGATGTACAGGATGCCGCTCATGAGTATAAAAAAGCAGATTATATTAATGGTGTAACCTTAAATGATGGTCAGAATGGCGCCGCAGGTACTCCTGCAACAGGCGTTACAGATCCTTCAAAAGATACAAAAACGCTGGGTACATATAACGTTAAGGATCAGGTTTCTGTTGGTCAGGGGAACTACGTTCCTAGAGAACGCAAGGGTGTTGACCGATCTGCATTTATTATAAAAGATATTATTAATGTTTATCCTGATACTTTAGCCTGGATACACGATTTTACTTATTCATTTAACGAGCCTCTAACAAACATGTATTTCTGGCATCCATCTTATGATGATTATCCGGTTGTAGGTGTAACATGGAAACAAGCTCGCGCCTTTAGTGTTTGGAGATCTAACTTATTAAACAATTTTTTAATCGGTACTGGTCAGTCAATTATTAACGACTTCCGTTTACCAACTGAAAGTGAATGGGAATATGCAGCTCGTGGTGGACTGGAAAAATCTCCGTATCCTTGGGGAGGTCCATATATCCGCAACTCTAAAGGATGTTTCCTCGGTAACTTTAAACCTTTAAGAGGTTCTTATATTGATGATGGTGGTTTTCACACGCTTTACATTTATCAGTATAACCCTAATGATTACGGTTTGTATTGTATGGCTGGTAACGCTTCTGAGTGGACTAGCAATGCGTTTGATGAATCTGCTTATGATTTCCAACACGATCTCAATCCTGATTATGTTTACGAAGCTCAGGAAAAAGATGCTAACGTTTTAAAACGTAAAGTAATTCGTGGAGGAAGCTGGAAAGACGTTGGTTACTATCTGCAAACAAGTGCCCGCACTTATGAATACCAGGATACAGCTAAATGCTACCTTGGTTTCAGAAATGTGATGACTTTCCTCGGTCGTTCTAAATACGACAATTTCTAA
- a CDS encoding 50S ribosomal protein L31 — MKKEIHPENYRMVIFKDMSNGYSFLTRSCADTKETLTWEDGNEYPLVKLDISMTSHPFYTGKQVLVDTAGRVDKFRTRYAKKK; from the coding sequence ATGAAAAAAGAAATTCATCCGGAAAATTATAGAATGGTCATCTTTAAAGACATGAGTAATGGCTACTCTTTTTTGACACGTTCTTGCGCTGATACTAAAGAAACTTTAACATGGGAAGACGGTAATGAGTATCCTCTTGTAAAATTAGATATTTCAATGACTTCTCACCCTTTTTATACTGGTAAACAAGTATTAGTAGATACTGCTGGTCGTGTGGATAAATTCCGTACGCGTTATGCAAAAAAGAAATAA
- a CDS encoding tRNA uridine-5-carboxymethylaminomethyl(34) synthesis GTPase MnmE, producing the protein MKFITDDTIVALATAHGSAAIAVLRLSGPKAIHIVDQFFFTKSLKKKSLASKPSHSANFGLIIHQEVIIDEVLVTIFKGSNSYTGQDSAEISCHGSYFIQQQLLQIFLDAGARMAQPGEFTMRAFLNKKLDLSQAEAVADLIASNSSVSHQVAMQQMRGGFSDKIKVLRSNLVNFASLIELELDFSEEDVEFADRKDLKNLITTINSVIHKLINSFELGNVIKNGVPVAIVGKPNAGKSTLLNVLLDDDRAIVSEIPGTTRDTIEDEITIDGVLFRFIDTAGLRTTTDIIEQIGVNKALEVMKKSAIIIYLFDSHDLSSGDLKNEIELLKEYIGTSQLLVVANKIDTENYDDLKAEFSEFEDMILISAKEHKNINVLQQKLVSLFDMRTLDTSDTIVTNARHANALKNAGLALDNVTKGLNTNIASDLLALDIRYALEELGNITGQVTNEDLLENIFTKFCIGK; encoded by the coding sequence ATGAAATTTATAACAGACGACACTATAGTGGCTCTGGCAACTGCTCACGGTAGTGCTGCTATTGCCGTATTAAGGCTAAGCGGCCCAAAGGCCATCCACATTGTAGATCAATTTTTTTTTACAAAGTCACTCAAGAAAAAATCACTCGCTTCTAAACCTTCACACTCTGCAAACTTTGGATTAATTATTCATCAGGAAGTGATTATCGACGAGGTTCTGGTAACTATTTTCAAAGGATCTAATTCTTACACAGGACAGGACAGTGCAGAGATTTCGTGCCACGGCTCCTATTTTATACAACAACAGTTACTCCAGATTTTTTTAGACGCTGGAGCCCGCATGGCCCAACCTGGGGAATTTACAATGCGCGCTTTCCTGAATAAAAAATTAGATCTTAGTCAGGCTGAAGCCGTGGCAGATCTTATTGCCAGCAATTCTTCAGTGTCGCATCAGGTAGCTATGCAACAAATGCGTGGAGGCTTTAGCGATAAAATAAAAGTACTTCGGAGTAATCTTGTAAACTTTGCCTCCCTGATTGAACTTGAACTTGATTTTAGTGAAGAAGACGTGGAGTTTGCAGACCGTAAAGATCTTAAAAATCTTATCACCACTATTAATTCGGTTATTCATAAACTCATAAATAGCTTCGAACTTGGAAATGTTATAAAGAATGGTGTTCCGGTGGCGATTGTCGGAAAACCAAATGCCGGAAAATCTACTTTACTGAACGTTCTGTTGGATGACGACAGAGCCATAGTTAGCGAAATTCCTGGAACTACGCGCGATACCATAGAAGATGAAATAACTATTGATGGTGTCTTGTTTCGCTTTATTGATACAGCCGGTCTCCGCACAACAACCGATATCATCGAGCAGATTGGCGTGAACAAAGCGCTTGAGGTAATGAAAAAATCAGCCATCATTATCTACCTTTTCGACTCCCATGACCTGAGTAGTGGCGATCTCAAAAACGAAATTGAACTTTTAAAAGAATACATCGGCACATCTCAATTACTGGTGGTTGCAAATAAAATTGACACTGAGAATTATGACGATCTTAAAGCAGAATTTTCTGAATTTGAGGATATGATCTTAATCTCTGCGAAAGAACATAAGAACATTAATGTGCTCCAGCAAAAACTCGTTTCGCTTTTTGATATGCGAACACTTGACACCTCTGATACAATCGTAACAAACGCCCGCCACGCAAATGCACTTAAGAATGCAGGCTTAGCTTTAGACAATGTTACAAAAGGATTAAATACAAATATCGCGAGTGATCTATTGGCTTTAGACATTCGATATGCCCTTGAGGAACTTGGAAATATTACCGGTCAGGTCACTAACGAAGATTTATTAGAAAATATTTTTACCAAATTCTGTATCGGAAAGTAG
- a CDS encoding ABC transporter, translating to MSERILRALMQMFAIIAKVDGINNTGRQIVQSFLKQQLNLEQVETYLKIFDEYLESHQNASKRKEGAAKRTSLNSVKVLKICTQINQELEQPQKVIVLIRLLEFIYSSNEISEQEYEFVLTVADTFNIPMNEFQMLKAFIEDSAESIPDSPNILVINDKPNGYQNQSRHVYCEPMHEDVRIVQIESVSMYALRIYGKIELQLNGQGISRERVHIFTPGSSIRSSKIKPIYYSDVIGRFLSDESRPRITFEVTNLEYKFKGGKLGLRDINISEESGKLIGIMGGSGAGKSTLLNVLNSMETPSGGSVKINGKNIHTEQDQIKGVIGHVSQDDLLIEELTVYENLFYNAKLCFGNLPDEEIAKNCNDLLASLGLSETRHLKVGSPLEKTISGGQRKRLNISLELIREPSVLFVDEPTSGLSSRDSENIMDLLKELALKGKLIFVVIHQPSSDIYKMFDKLMILDVGGYPIYYGNPVDAVSYFKRLVNHVNAEESECGYCGNVNPEQIFNIIESKVLDEYGNLTYNRKVSPVTWNTHYKELIETDIHTERKHTEIPESIFKIPNILKQFKVFLTRDVKSKLTNTQYLLINFIEAPLLAFILAYLVRYFNTDEENSRGYIFKNNENIPAYMFMSVVVALFIGLTVSAEEIIRDRKIRKRESFLNLSKGSYLWSKIVIMIALSAIQTLTFVLVGNSILGIQGMYLDYWIILFTSSCFANILGLNISSAFNSAVTIYILIPFLIIPQLLLAGVVVKFDKLNPTLATQGSVPIAGEIMASRWAFEALAVNQFKENKYEKTFYKEDKRISIASYKKDYWMQKIINKVGKIDNELKAGKKTTDLKEDIDLLYNELKKEEKYSKKKCPVLADINPEKYAETTSRGIKDYLGNTLKTHYINVDIAARKKHNDLTLQLIKEVGNDGLVALKDASENESLTQLVKNANDISGERCLEKNGRLIQQTDPVFQDPIDSKFGRAHFFAPRKNFFGSYYSTFWFNICVIWGMSVSLIITLYFDVFKKVLDGIENLFSMFKKKKVY from the coding sequence ATGAGTGAACGAATATTAAGAGCCCTGATGCAAATGTTCGCAATTATTGCGAAGGTGGACGGCATTAACAATACGGGAAGACAGATTGTGCAATCCTTCTTAAAGCAACAATTAAATCTCGAGCAGGTTGAAACTTATTTAAAGATTTTTGATGAGTACCTGGAGTCTCACCAAAACGCCAGTAAACGTAAAGAAGGCGCTGCAAAAAGAACCTCTCTGAATTCTGTAAAGGTTTTAAAAATATGTACCCAAATAAATCAGGAATTAGAACAACCTCAAAAAGTGATTGTGCTTATTCGTTTGCTGGAGTTTATTTATTCTAGTAACGAAATTTCTGAGCAGGAATATGAATTCGTTTTAACGGTAGCTGACACGTTTAATATTCCAATGAATGAGTTTCAAATGTTGAAAGCATTTATTGAAGATAGCGCCGAAAGTATTCCTGATAGCCCGAACATTCTGGTAATTAATGATAAGCCAAATGGTTATCAAAATCAAAGCAGACATGTTTATTGCGAGCCCATGCATGAAGACGTTCGTATTGTGCAGATAGAAAGCGTGTCGATGTATGCTTTGAGGATTTACGGGAAGATAGAATTACAATTAAACGGTCAAGGCATTTCGCGGGAACGCGTTCACATTTTCACACCTGGATCTTCGATTCGTTCAAGCAAAATAAAGCCCATTTATTATAGTGATGTTATCGGTCGTTTTTTAAGTGATGAATCACGTCCGAGAATCACCTTTGAAGTTACCAATCTTGAATACAAATTTAAAGGTGGTAAACTTGGCCTGAGAGACATTAATATCAGTGAAGAAAGCGGTAAGCTCATTGGCATAATGGGCGGCTCTGGTGCCGGAAAATCAACCTTACTCAATGTACTTAACAGTATGGAAACTCCCAGCGGGGGATCTGTAAAAATTAATGGGAAAAATATTCATACAGAACAAGATCAGATTAAAGGCGTTATTGGTCACGTTAGCCAGGATGACTTATTGATTGAAGAGTTAACCGTTTATGAAAATTTATTTTACAACGCGAAACTTTGTTTTGGAAATCTTCCGGATGAGGAAATTGCAAAAAACTGTAATGATCTTTTAGCCAGCTTAGGCTTAAGTGAAACCCGGCATTTAAAAGTAGGCTCACCATTAGAGAAAACTATTTCCGGTGGGCAACGTAAACGCTTAAATATTTCGTTAGAATTAATTCGTGAGCCAAGTGTTTTATTTGTAGATGAGCCAACATCCGGTTTATCATCGCGTGACTCTGAAAATATTATGGACCTTTTAAAGGAGCTTGCTTTGAAAGGAAAATTAATTTTTGTTGTTATCCATCAACCGTCATCAGACATTTATAAAATGTTTGATAAGTTAATGATTCTTGACGTGGGCGGTTACCCGATCTATTACGGAAATCCGGTAGATGCTGTGAGTTATTTCAAGCGCTTGGTGAATCATGTAAATGCTGAAGAGTCTGAATGTGGCTATTGCGGGAATGTTAACCCCGAACAGATTTTCAATATTATTGAAAGCAAGGTGTTGGATGAATATGGGAATTTAACTTATAATCGTAAAGTTAGTCCGGTGACGTGGAATACACATTACAAAGAACTTATTGAAACCGATATTCATACCGAACGGAAGCATACAGAGATACCGGAAAGTATTTTTAAAATTCCAAATATCTTAAAGCAATTTAAAGTGTTTTTAACGCGTGATGTAAAAAGTAAACTTACAAATACGCAGTACCTTTTGATTAACTTTATAGAGGCTCCCCTACTCGCCTTTATCCTCGCTTATCTTGTACGTTATTTTAATACAGACGAAGAAAACAGCAGGGGCTACATTTTTAAAAACAATGAGAATATTCCGGCCTACATGTTTATGTCGGTTGTAGTTGCTCTCTTTATAGGTTTAACGGTAAGCGCCGAGGAAATTATTCGTGACCGTAAAATACGTAAGCGTGAATCGTTCTTAAATTTAAGCAAAGGCAGTTATTTGTGGAGTAAAATCGTTATCATGATTGCGCTTTCGGCTATACAGACACTGACATTTGTTCTGGTTGGAAATTCCATTTTAGGCATTCAAGGGATGTATTTAGATTATTGGATCATCCTGTTTACATCTTCGTGCTTTGCAAATATCTTAGGGTTAAATATTTCGTCTGCCTTTAACAGCGCAGTGACCATTTACATTTTAATTCCTTTCCTTATTATTCCGCAATTATTACTGGCAGGTGTTGTAGTGAAGTTTGACAAATTAAATCCAACATTAGCTACGCAGGGAAGTGTTCCCATTGCAGGCGAAATAATGGCAAGCAGATGGGCTTTTGAGGCATTAGCTGTAAATCAGTTCAAAGAAAATAAATATGAAAAGACCTTCTACAAAGAAGATAAGCGTATTAGTATTGCCTCCTATAAGAAAGATTATTGGATGCAAAAGATCATTAACAAGGTTGGGAAAATTGACAATGAACTGAAAGCTGGTAAAAAAACTACAGATTTAAAAGAAGACATTGACTTATTGTATAATGAACTTAAAAAAGAAGAAAAATACAGTAAGAAAAAGTGCCCTGTATTGGCAGATATAAATCCGGAAAAGTATGCGGAGACTACTAGCAGAGGAATTAAAGACTATTTAGGAAATACTTTAAAGACACACTATATCAACGTAGACATAGCAGCCAGGAAGAAACATAATGATCTAACTCTGCAGCTGATAAAAGAAGTTGGTAACGATGGGCTGGTGGCTCTTAAAGACGCCTCAGAGAACGAGAGCTTAACCCAGCTTGTAAAAAACGCCAACGATATAAGTGGAGAACGTTGTCTTGAGAAAAACGGACGTCTCATTCAGCAAACTGATCCGGTATTTCAGGATCCGATAGATTCTAAATTTGGTCGCGCTCATTTCTTCGCCCCGCGTAAAAACTTTTTTGGCTCGTACTATTCTACTTTCTGGTTTAATATTTGTGTTATTTGGGGTATGAGCGTGAGCCTCATCATTACACTTTATTTTGATGTATTTAAAAAAGTGCTGGATGGTATTGAAAATTTATTTTCTATGTTTAAGAAAAAGAAAGTTTATTAA
- a CDS encoding membrane-bound O-acyltransferase family protein — translation MDILNQIITYSQDKPLLFTQLVFWAFFFIVLVFYSFVYKVNKLRTIYLLAVSLFFYFKTSGVFVILLLFTICSDYFWGKKIHKSSSPLHRKLFLTVSVILNLALLCYFKYAYFFTESFNQITGDHVIFHNHFAQFSNTFFSTHFSVDKLLLPVGVSFFTFQSLSYTIDLYRGKVEPVKSIFDYGFFVCFFPHLVAGPIVKAHDFIYQIYEPYKLERKEFGLAFFWIINGFCKKIIADYIAVNYIDRIFDNPNFYTGIETIIGIFAYSLQIYMDFSGYTDMAIGIALILGFRLKMNFNSPYKATSTSEFWKRWHISLSTWLQEYLYIPLGGNRKGTLGSYLAISILIIFLVLLSGKLWLILVFLFIAILLLLIAYFSSAVRKSINTNINLMVTMLLGGLWHGSSWLFIIWGGLNGLGLIAHKLWKKISPFRDTQNLGVKIILMLLTLTFISFTRIFFRSSSLTTVEAIFDRIKNHMGSDLIINILSGYKFVFALVILGYLIHWLPERMKESYRTWFASRSFLVMGILAIMAIFLMYQLMSGEMQPFIYFQF, via the coding sequence ATCGATATTTTAAATCAAATAATTACTTATTCCCAGGACAAACCTTTGCTTTTTACGCAATTGGTGTTTTGGGCATTCTTTTTTATCGTTCTCGTTTTTTATTCTTTCGTCTATAAAGTCAACAAACTTCGTACAATATATTTGTTAGCTGTTAGTTTATTCTTTTATTTTAAAACCAGCGGAGTTTTTGTAATCTTATTACTCTTCACTATTTGTAGTGATTATTTCTGGGGCAAAAAGATCCATAAGTCTTCTTCACCATTACACAGGAAACTTTTCTTAACAGTTAGTGTTATCTTGAACCTAGCCCTGCTTTGTTATTTTAAATACGCTTATTTTTTTACAGAAAGTTTTAACCAAATAACCGGCGATCATGTAATTTTTCACAATCACTTCGCGCAGTTCTCGAATACTTTTTTCTCAACGCATTTTAGTGTCGATAAATTACTCTTGCCGGTTGGCGTTTCTTTTTTCACCTTTCAATCTTTGTCATACACCATAGACCTCTACCGTGGCAAAGTTGAGCCTGTTAAAAGTATTTTCGACTATGGGTTTTTTGTTTGCTTTTTCCCACATCTGGTAGCGGGTCCCATTGTAAAAGCTCACGATTTTATCTACCAGATTTACGAGCCTTATAAGTTAGAGAGAAAAGAATTTGGACTTGCTTTTTTCTGGATCATAAACGGGTTTTGCAAAAAAATTATCGCAGATTACATCGCTGTAAATTACATAGACAGGATTTTCGACAATCCCAATTTTTATACAGGTATTGAAACTATCATCGGAATTTTCGCCTACTCCTTGCAAATCTATATGGATTTCAGCGGTTACACCGACATGGCAATCGGAATCGCCCTTATACTGGGCTTTCGCTTAAAAATGAATTTTAATTCTCCTTACAAAGCAACAAGCACTAGCGAATTCTGGAAGCGTTGGCACATTTCTTTGTCCACCTGGTTGCAGGAATACCTTTACATTCCTCTGGGTGGAAACAGGAAGGGAACACTGGGTTCTTATTTAGCTATTTCTATTCTAATTATTTTTCTCGTTTTATTGAGCGGTAAACTCTGGCTCATTTTAGTGTTTCTTTTTATTGCTATCCTCTTATTATTAATAGCTTATTTTTCTTCTGCAGTTAGAAAAAGCATCAATACAAATATCAATCTCATGGTAACCATGTTACTTGGTGGACTCTGGCACGGTAGCAGTTGGTTGTTTATCATTTGGGGAGGACTCAACGGGCTTGGTTTGATAGCGCATAAGCTCTGGAAAAAAATATCGCCTTTTCGAGATACACAAAATCTTGGCGTAAAAATAATCCTCATGCTCCTCACCCTTACTTTTATTAGCTTCACACGTATTTTTTTTAGAAGTTCAAGTTTAACTACTGTTGAAGCTATTTTCGACCGCATAAAAAATCATATGGGTTCCGATCTAATAATAAATATACTAAGCGGTTACAAATTTGTTTTTGCTTTGGTTATTTTGGGGTATCTTATACATTGGCTTCCCGAAAGGATGAAAGAAAGCTACAGAACATGGTTCGCTTCCCGTTCTTTTCTAGTAATGGGAATTCTGGCCATCATGGCTATCTTTTTAATGTACCAGCTTATGAGTGGTGAAATGCAACCATTCATCTATTTTCAATTCTAG
- a CDS encoding tRNA (adenosine(37)-N6)-dimethylallyltransferase MiaA, with product MNSLNKYLVVIAGPTAVGKTALAIELAKHYQSVILSADSRQFYKELTIGTAKPTAEQLSEVPHFFINTKNIGELYGAGHFEKDVLRLLNEQFKEHSVVFIVGGSGLYIDAVLNGVDDFAEVPPEIRSALNKKFEENGLNWLQQELEKKDPDYFQSVDINNPQRLIRALEVIEHTGLPYSGFLNKKENDRPFTAIKILVNLDRTELYQRINERVDQMMKEGLLEEAKQFSEKKHLNALKTVGYKELYDYLDGTLSLESAIDKIKQHTRNYAKRQITWFKNKDDFDEFNPKDVAKISAYIDIIMSHG from the coding sequence ATCAACAGCTTGAATAAATATTTAGTCGTAATCGCGGGGCCAACAGCAGTTGGCAAGACGGCACTTGCTATAGAATTGGCAAAACATTATCAAAGTGTTATTTTATCGGCCGATTCGCGCCAATTTTATAAAGAGCTAACTATTGGTACTGCTAAGCCCACAGCTGAACAACTTTCAGAAGTTCCACACTTTTTTATAAATACAAAAAACATCGGCGAGCTTTATGGCGCAGGTCATTTTGAAAAAGATGTTTTAAGATTACTCAATGAACAATTCAAAGAGCATTCTGTGGTTTTTATAGTTGGAGGATCGGGACTCTACATCGACGCTGTTTTAAATGGTGTTGACGATTTTGCAGAAGTTCCCCCTGAAATCCGAAGCGCTTTAAACAAAAAATTTGAAGAAAACGGCTTAAATTGGTTACAACAAGAATTAGAAAAAAAAGACCCAGACTACTTTCAATCCGTAGATATAAATAATCCACAACGTTTGATCAGGGCTCTGGAAGTTATTGAACACACGGGTCTACCCTACTCTGGTTTTCTCAATAAAAAAGAAAACGACCGTCCATTTACAGCGATAAAAATCCTTGTCAATCTCGATCGTACTGAACTTTATCAGCGCATTAATGAGCGAGTTGATCAAATGATGAAAGAGGGTTTGCTAGAGGAAGCAAAACAATTTTCAGAGAAAAAACACCTTAATGCCCTAAAAACAGTAGGCTACAAAGAACTCTATGATTATCTTGACGGGACACTAAGCCTTGAGTCTGCCATAGACAAGATCAAACAACACACCCGAAATTATGCCAAAAGGCAAATCACCTGGTTTAAAAATAAGGATGACTTCGACGAATTTAATCCGAAAGATGTCGCAAAAATCTCTGCGTATATCGATATTATCATGAGTCATGGCTAA
- a CDS encoding 5-(carboxyamino)imidazole ribonucleotide synthase: protein MSKTIQQLHIGILGGGQLGRMLIQNAINLNLTISVLDPDKNAPCKNLVKKFTQGSLTDYETVYDFGKDKDLITIEIENVNIEALKALEKEGKKVFPQPHIIELIQDKGSQKMFYQRNNIPSPDFFLVENKKQIAKYADYFPFFQKLRKGGYDGKGVTKLVSPHHLDKAFEEPSVLERLVDFDKELAVVVARSESGEIKCFPVVECEFNPEANLVEFLFSPANIKKTVEKEAIRLATTVAEKLGVVGLLAVEFFLTKDGKLLVNEVAPRPHNSGHHTIEANVTSQFEQHLRAILNLPLGDTSIVRAGVMVNLLGDFGYEGTAIYQGMEDVLKFSGVYVHLYGKATTKPFRKMGHATIVDDDILKAKQKARMVKTTLKIIA from the coding sequence ATGAGCAAGACCATACAACAACTTCATATAGGTATTCTGGGCGGGGGGCAACTTGGAAGAATGCTGATACAAAACGCGATCAATCTAAATTTAACTATTTCCGTTTTAGATCCTGATAAAAATGCACCCTGCAAGAACCTTGTGAAAAAATTCACACAAGGAAGTCTTACAGACTACGAAACAGTTTACGATTTTGGAAAAGACAAAGATCTTATTACGATTGAAATTGAGAATGTAAATATTGAAGCTTTAAAAGCTCTTGAAAAAGAAGGAAAAAAAGTATTTCCTCAGCCTCACATTATTGAACTTATCCAGGACAAAGGTTCGCAGAAGATGTTTTATCAGCGCAACAACATTCCGAGTCCTGATTTTTTTCTTGTAGAAAACAAAAAACAAATTGCGAAGTATGCCGACTATTTTCCATTTTTTCAAAAACTGAGAAAAGGCGGTTATGATGGAAAGGGTGTAACAAAACTTGTGAGTCCACATCATCTTGATAAAGCTTTTGAAGAGCCAAGTGTTTTAGAGCGTCTTGTAGATTTTGATAAAGAATTGGCAGTGGTAGTGGCCCGTAGTGAAAGTGGAGAGATAAAATGTTTCCCTGTAGTTGAATGTGAGTTTAACCCGGAAGCGAATCTTGTAGAGTTTTTGTTTAGTCCAGCCAATATAAAAAAAACAGTTGAAAAGGAAGCTATCAGACTTGCCACTACAGTAGCGGAGAAGTTAGGTGTAGTAGGACTACTTGCGGTTGAATTCTTTTTAACCAAAGATGGAAAACTTCTTGTAAATGAAGTGGCTCCTCGCCCGCATAACAGCGGTCACCACACGATTGAAGCCAATGTTACATCTCAATTCGAGCAGCATTTAAGAGCCATTTTAAACTTACCATTGGGCGACACTTCCATTGTAAGAGCAGGTGTAATGGTAAATCTTTTAGGAGATTTTGGTTACGAAGGAACAGCTATTTACCAGGGCATGGAAGACGTTTTAAAATTCAGCGGCGTCTATGTTCACCTTTACGGTAAAGCTACTACGAAGCCTTTCCGCAAAATGGGTCACGCAACAATTGTAGATGACGATATTTTGAAAGCAAAACAAAAAGCAAGAATGGTTAAGACTACACTTAAAATTATTGCTTAG